TCTCTATCTATCTGTATATAGTTaagttgaataattttttatcactaaaagtatatttttatataattagaagaaaaatgttacattaaaatttagtatatttttatataaaaatatagatattataaattttgttaaattaaattaaaaaaataataattaactgTAGGAGGTTGGTTTGACGATAATATTAGGAGAGTCGTAGGTAATAAGGTAAATATTCTTTTTTGGAATGATAAGTGTGATTTGGAAGAGCTTTTGTGTGATAAATTTATAAGGTTATTTGAGTTGTCCttaaataagaatatttcgGTGACTAATATGTTTACTTTGGAGTGAGAGAGTCGTGGTGAAGGGTGGCACATTATAGACAAAGGTAAATTTTTTGGGAGGATGAAATGGTGGTAGAGTGTTGTTTGGTGTTGGATAATTTTATTATGTAAGTACGCACTCAAGATAAATGAGAATGGTGTCTTGATGTCGATAAAGGACACTCCGTTAATGATGTTGATCAATTGTTAACTCAGACAAATTCCTTGCTGTTTAAGACGATTATTTGAAATAACTTAGTTCCTCTATAAATATATCTCTTTTTAGTTTGGAGATTTTTTCTTAACAAACTTCCTACTAAGGACAACTTAATTGGACCGTCTAGTGCTGGCAGGGGCGGAGCTCCCTATGGGCTGGGGAGGGCCACGACCCGtccccaaattttcattttttaataggtatatagatatatatatattttcttttcaaaattacgttatatataatttgtttcaaGTTAATTAACAAAAGCGTCAGCCAGCCAAGTGGTAGAATAGAGTGCGTAATTTTGATAGgtcttttttttatagattaattttgataagtcttaataacattaaattattctagatttatttaaaattttactgaACGATCTATATAATACAAATTTTCAACCCAACTGTGTATATTGTTAAATTTGTATTCGTTCAAATATTGAATAGTATAATATTATacatgtgtaatttttttacttCGCCACGACCATCCCAGACATTTTAGTCTAACTCCGCTATTGAGTGATGGCTCAGCGATAAAGGAAGGAGGGCATTAAGACAAATTGTCTTAGACctccaaaaatataaaataagtatttaatattttaatagaCACAATTATTTGGGCATAAAATTTAGTCACatacacacaaataaaaaaatctaaagaaaattaaatttgtcaCGTCAATTAATATCACTTAAATTCatttctctttcatttttttcactTGTTGTGAGTGTTCctaagaaaaaatatttgtgtttgtGCCCATATAAACATTACTAGAGTTTAACTCTGTACAGACTGATCCAAAACAGAAAGCGACATTGGAATGATTCGAACTTGAGCTCTTGAAAGGAGGACATTCCAAAGTCTCAAACTTTAACCACCAAATCAACCTATATAGATTaagaatatatattttctatcttttaatctcaataaTCTATAAAAATAACTTGAAAACATACatcctaaataaaaaaaaaaaatgatgatttatatatttaaacttGCGCTCTAGTATATCAATTGTTGGTATAATTTGTTATGTAAAGTATAACCTCCCTCTCtagttaaaagttaaaagataATCCACAtggctctctctctctctctctttaagGCTAGTCAAAGCCACAATTTCTTGACTATTGACCAAGTATAGTTATTGATATTCCACGGTCAAACAAATCTTCAGCTTCTCAGAAACTACATATTGCATGACTTTTGTTACTCCTTCCAACAATCATTCACCTCTCTCCTTTTCTATATCACACCACTCTTGTTTCCTTTTCTTACATCATCAAAAACATTTTctcttcaatatatatattcaaaccTTTTCTTCATCATTTCATAACTTAACAAAGACTTCATTTATAAAATTCTTCTTTTGACTAAcataaacacaaattttttctcattctttcatTTCTCCAACAAAAACATGACCATGGatgaacaacaacatcatcatcatcatcatagtaACTGGGAAACTTCTGaactaaataataatattaataataataataataatcataatcataatcatagtcTTAATCACCTTGTTGAATTTAATGATGTTCCTAAATTCAAATCTGTTCAACCACCTTCTCTTCCTCTTTCTCAATCACCTTCTTTTCATCTACCTTTTTCATCTACTTTCAGCCCATCTGATTTTTTGATCTcacctttctttctttcttctccaAATGTaagtttttaactttttcatgcttttttgtttatgaaagtttcaatttttatgaCATTTCTAATTGtgggttgtttttgttttatgttttatgttttagGTTTTTGCTTCTCCAACTACTGAGGCTTTTGCTAACCAGAGCTTTAACTGGAATAAGAACAGTTTAGAGGAAGAAGAGCAACAACAAGGTGATAAGAAAGATGTGAAAAACTACTCTGATTTCTCTTTTCCAACTCAAACAAAGCCTGATTCTGTTCTTCAATCTTCCTCAGACATGTTTCAACTGGtaagcacttttttttttatgacttaATCTTTGTGtgttttggcttattttagctTATGTACTAGCATAAACAACTGTTTGAAAGATTTATGGAAATAGCTTATGACttgttcataagctgtttttagcttatttttgtaAGGTTTGAagatgaaaacaacttatagtttatatggtaacaattttaactttatcCTTTATCATAGAAATAGATTATACATAAGAACTTGTATGATGTCCAtgaacttagctcaattggtaagACTGGTAGAGACATgatattatatatgcatgagTTGAGATTCGAACTCTGTTACTCCATAACAGTTTTAACGGTATCCTTTGtcatagaaatagcttatacataagaaCTTCTATGATAATTGGTTATAAGATACGTTtctaattaagttgtttatcggAAGAGGGTCTTAAAGAagtactactccgtcccaaaatataagcaaaaggaggtcaacaaaagtgaatgtatttggactaaattttaaagcaaatacatcaactttcattgactaatttttgcttatattttgggacggaaggagtatcATTTTGTGTGTCGTATATTTGGTCTAACATTATTGGCTTGTGGGGTCAGTTTAGTTTTGTTTGCAGTTTTTTATGTCCTTTTAAATGATCTTTTTGTTTGTTCttatctttttgttttctttttcttgttttagtataaaaaaacaCATGTTGAATATTTCAAAGATGGCTAAAAAATTGACAAGCATCTTCATTCTCAAGTATTGGTtgaaaatatttcaattatGTTTCTATgctttgataaataaattaatagacGATATTACAATGATTATCATGTTGAATAGTCACAAAATCTCACAGTAAAACAAGGTTTAGTTTATTGATAATACCTTTGAATTTGTCATTCATATCATATAGTTTTAATCTAAATCtgtattataattataattataattctaattaaattaaattattgttttacTTGAACAGCAGGAACAAGCTAAGAAACAAAACATATGGAAATTCAATGAACCTACAAACCAAAACGATATTTTATCCGAAAGGACAGTATCGGAATCTGAATTCCAACCAACTCAGAACTTTTCCTCAGAATTGGCACTAATTAAACCAGAAACACATAATAGCTCAGTTAATGGATCTGGTTATTATAATTACAATAACAATAACTACAATAATGCATCGCAATCCGTTCGAGAACAAAGGAGGTCAGAAGATGGGTACAACTGGAGAAAATATGGACAGAAACAAGTGAAAGGAAGCGAAAATCCACGCAGTTATTACAAGTGCACGCATTTGAATTGCTCAATGAAGAAGAAAGTTGAGAAGGATTTGGATGGACAAATTACTGAAATTGTATATAAGGGAACTCATAATCATCCTAAGCCTCAGTCAAATAGAAGAACAAGCTCTCAACCATCTTCGTCTTGCACTAACTCTGGAATTTCTGATCAATCGGTGATGGATCATGTTTCCATACAAGAAGATTCTTCAGCTTCCGTGGGAGAGGAAGAGTTTGAGCAAACATCACAGACCAGTTATTCTGGTGGAGGAAATGATGACGCAAATGGACCGGAGGCCAAAAGATGGTAAGATAAGCAAACTAAGTTTAACAACTtcatttatatgattttagaatGAGATTTAATAGTACCCTTAGTTTAAATGGAACTAATTGTGATTCTAATTCTTATTGTTGCAGGAAGGGTGATAATGAAAATGATGTCTATTCTGCCTCGGCTAGTAGAACTGTTAAAGAACCTAGAGTTGTAGTTCAAACTACAAGTGAAATCGATATACTTGATGATGGCTTTAGGTGGAGGAAATATGGACAGAAAGTTGTTAAAGGAAACCCAAATGCAAGGTAATTAATTGACGAAAACACAAAACTTTAGTCAATGGTTCTAAATTGTGATTGCGGTTACGCTGCAAACGTTTATATTGTGCTAAAATGCATGCAAATGTGCAGCCACAATTATTGTTATGATGTCCTTACAGACACATCTAAAACTGTTGTATTGTGGCTTCAATTGAAATTGTGGACTGCAATTTAGAGCTATAAATACATTTCGAGTGTTATAATTGCCAACGCCTTAACTtactcatttttttaaaatctgcAGGAGCTATTACAAATGCACTGCCCATGGTTGTACAGTTCGAAAACACGTTGAAAGAGCTGCACATGATATCAAAGCCGTGATCACAACTTACGAAGGGAAACACAACCATGACGTACCAGCTGCGCGCGGTTCTGCAGGTTATAACATGAACAGAAATTCTATGAACAATGCCATCGTACCGGCGCCTAT
This genomic interval from Trifolium pratense cultivar HEN17-A07 linkage group LG6, ARS_RC_1.1, whole genome shotgun sequence contains the following:
- the LOC123889380 gene encoding probable WRKY transcription factor 33 isoform X2; protein product: MTMDEQQHHHHHHSNWETSELNNNINNNNNNHNHNHSLNHLVEFNDVPKFKSVQPPSLPLSQSPSFHLPFSSTFSPSDFLISPFFLSSPNVFASPTTEAFANQSFNWNKNSLEEEEQQQGDKKDVKNYSDFSFPTQTKPDSVLQSSSDMFQLQEQAKKQNIWKFNEPTNQNDILSERTVSESEFQPTQNFSSELALIKPETHNSSVNGSGYYNYNNNNYNNASQSVREQRRSEDGYNWRKYGQKQVKGSENPRSYYKCTHLNCSMKKKVEKDLDGQITEIVYKGTHNHPKPQSNRRTSSQPSSSCTNSGISDQSVMDHVSIQEDSSASVGEEEFEQTSQTSYSGGGNDDANGPEAKRWKGDNENDVYSASASRTVKEPRVVVQTTSEIDILDDGFRWRKYGQKVVKGNPNARSYYKCTAHGCTVRKHVERAAHDIKAVITTYEGKHNHDVPAARGSAGYNMNRNSMNNAIVPAPIRPSAVNCYSNSSSFTNSFYNKTGLPTNGNQESFRPDMLQGNGNFGYSSANHSQYSDAGYLKAKDERKDDSFLQSFLSKDF
- the LOC123889380 gene encoding probable WRKY transcription factor 33 isoform X1, which gives rise to MTMDEQQHHHHHHSNWETSELNNNINNNNNNHNHNHSLNHLVEFNDVPKFKSVQPPSLPLSQSPSFHLPFSSTFSPSDFLISPFFLSSPNVFASPTTEAFANQSFNWNKNSLEEEEQQQGDKKDVKNYSDFSFPTQTKPDSVLQSSSDMFQLEQAKKQNIWKFNEPTNQNDILSERTVSESEFQPTQNFSSELALIKPETHNSSVNGSGYYNYNNNNYNNASQSVREQRRSEDGYNWRKYGQKQVKGSENPRSYYKCTHLNCSMKKKVEKDLDGQITEIVYKGTHNHPKPQSNRRTSSQPSSSCTNSGISDQSVMDHVSIQEDSSASVGEEEFEQTSQTSYSGGGNDDANGPEAKRWKGDNENDVYSASASRTVKEPRVVVQTTSEIDILDDGFRWRKYGQKVVKGNPNARSYYKCTAHGCTVRKHVERAAHDIKAVITTYEGKHNHDVPAARGSAGYNMNRNSMNNAIVPAPIRPSAVNCYSNSSSFTNSFYNKTGLPTNGNQESFRPDMLQGNGNFGYSSANHSQYSDAGYLKAKDERKDDSFLQSFLSKDF